One genomic segment of Salinigranum rubrum includes these proteins:
- a CDS encoding 3-isopropylmalate dehydrogenase: MTYEIALLPGDGIGVEVVDATLPLLEAAADRHGFSVETTRYGWGSERYLEEGSMMPDDAIETLEPYDAILLGAVGHPDIPDHLTLRGMMLPIRKAFDQQVCKRPSVLFEGVESPLRGYEGGDIDFVVYRENTEGEYADIGGHEHRGYGHEVAVQTAIYTRAGTEAIVRAAFEEATERDGHLTNVTKSNAQAYGMVFWDQVVEEVAEEYPEVEVDRLLVDAASMDLVRRPDEFDVIVASNLFGDILTDIGAIVSGSMGLAPSANINVEGHSPSMFEPVHGSAPDITGQGVANPLATVLSVSMLYDHLGEEAAAADLWDAVAEQLADGDAPRTPDLGGESGTTAVVDDLRSRL, encoded by the coding sequence GTGACCTACGAAATCGCACTCCTTCCGGGCGACGGTATCGGTGTGGAGGTCGTCGACGCGACGCTCCCACTCCTCGAAGCGGCCGCCGACAGACACGGGTTCTCCGTCGAGACGACGAGATACGGCTGGGGGAGCGAACGCTACCTCGAAGAGGGGTCGATGATGCCCGACGACGCCATCGAGACCTTAGAGCCGTACGACGCCATCCTCCTCGGCGCGGTCGGCCACCCCGACATCCCCGACCACCTGACGCTCCGGGGGATGATGCTCCCCATCAGGAAGGCGTTCGACCAGCAGGTGTGCAAGCGGCCGTCCGTGCTGTTCGAAGGGGTCGAGAGCCCGCTCCGCGGCTACGAGGGCGGCGACATCGACTTCGTGGTCTACCGCGAGAACACCGAGGGCGAGTACGCCGACATCGGCGGCCACGAACACCGCGGCTACGGCCACGAAGTCGCCGTCCAGACCGCTATCTACACCCGCGCGGGGACCGAGGCCATCGTTCGCGCCGCGTTCGAGGAGGCCACGGAACGCGACGGCCACCTGACGAACGTCACCAAGTCGAACGCGCAGGCGTACGGGATGGTGTTCTGGGACCAGGTCGTCGAGGAGGTGGCCGAAGAGTATCCCGAGGTGGAGGTCGACCGCCTGCTGGTCGACGCCGCCTCGATGGACCTCGTGCGCCGTCCCGACGAGTTCGACGTCATCGTCGCCTCGAACCTCTTCGGCGACATCCTCACCGACATCGGCGCTATCGTCAGCGGGAGCATGGGGCTGGCCCCGTCGGCGAACATCAACGTCGAGGGACACTCGCCGTCGATGTTCGAACCCGTCCACGGGAGCGCGCCGGACATCACGGGACAGGGCGTCGCGAACCCCCTCGCGACGGTGCTCTCGGTTTCGATGCTGTACGACCACCTCGGCGAGGAGGCGGCCGCGGCCGACCTGTGGGACGCCGTCGCCGAGCAACTGGCCGACGGCGACGCGCCGCGGACGCCCGACCTCGGCGGCGAGTCGGGAACGACGGCGGTCGTCGACGACCTGCGCAGTCGGCTGTGA